From a single Photobacterium gaetbulicola Gung47 genomic region:
- a CDS encoding beta-D-galactosidase (COG3250), which produces MTAFSNIIQRRDWENPQSVNIHCLSAHSPLASYRDIESARDAKNAQRQSLNGEWKFKLFDAPEQVDGEFVTPSFNDQAWDNTPVPSNWQLQGYDKPIYANVKYPFEVNPPFVPKDNPTGCYRTSFELQESQLTETHRIIFDGVNSAFHLWCNGHWVGYSQDSRLPAEFDLSQYLVAGDNTLAVMVIRWSDGSYLEDQDMWWLSGIFRDVTLLTKPSQCIEDVFITPDLDACYRDGSLTVVTHINATAEHQVQIQLFDGEQTITEPVIDRPNNRRIDERGSYNDVVFQTLSVREPKLWSAETPNLYRCVVSLLDADGNHIESEAYQVGFRKVETIGGQLCLNGRPLLIRGVNRHEHHPELGHVMTEADMIKDICLMKQYNFNAVRTAHYPNHPRWYELCDQYGLYVCDEANIETHGMEPMNRLSADPMWAHAYMSRYTQMVQRDKNHPSIIIWSLGNESGHGSNHNAMYAWSKNYDPSRPVQYEGGGSDTTATDIIAPMYARVNTTIADEAVPKWSIKKWVSLPNENRPLILCEYAHAMGNSLGSFNDYWDAFRDYPRLQGGFIWDWVDQGISKFDDKGEHFWAYGGDFGDTINDRQFCINGLVFPDRTPHPTLEEAKHCQRMITVKLDSEEQLANCVAYTLTVTNENLFRATDNEQLKWSLLEDGRIIASGEQQLAVPADSQKTLCIDIDIKPRAGAVYHLNIDIALRESTPWAEAGHTVASEQFAVTNRNSLAYPSFNQSQVPVATENDCSILVSSDDGKHHWRWDKTSGLLEQWTVEGKEQLVSSPVDNFFRAPLDNDIGVSEVDFVDPNAWVCRWDAAGIGQWDRECVDCHVNTLSDHVVVTATFVYTFNGNVQAITVWTYTLDSQGQTLLDVSVKLADELPPMPRIGLELALPLQQEQQYIEWRGLGPFENYPDRLSGARFGQYTETLSDMHTPYIFPTDNGLRCGCNSLSIGSLNITGEFQFSVSRYSQQQLAEAKHTNELEAEQQIYLRVDHQHMGVGGDDSWSPSVHEEFKLTGKQYAYSLALVIAD; this is translated from the coding sequence ATGACGGCATTTTCAAACATTATTCAGCGCCGAGACTGGGAAAACCCTCAGTCAGTGAACATCCATTGTTTGTCTGCGCACAGCCCACTGGCCAGCTACCGTGACATTGAAAGTGCACGCGACGCAAAAAATGCCCAGCGCCAGTCATTGAACGGCGAATGGAAATTCAAGCTATTCGATGCCCCGGAGCAAGTGGACGGCGAGTTCGTGACGCCTAGCTTCAATGATCAGGCTTGGGACAATACTCCGGTACCGTCTAACTGGCAGCTACAAGGCTATGACAAGCCGATTTATGCCAACGTCAAATACCCGTTTGAAGTGAATCCGCCTTTCGTCCCGAAAGACAACCCAACAGGCTGCTACCGTACCAGCTTTGAGCTTCAAGAAAGCCAGCTCACAGAAACCCACCGTATTATCTTCGATGGTGTTAACTCTGCTTTTCATTTGTGGTGTAACGGCCATTGGGTCGGTTACAGCCAAGACAGCCGCTTGCCTGCAGAATTCGATCTTTCCCAGTACCTTGTGGCTGGCGACAATACCCTCGCGGTGATGGTGATCCGCTGGAGTGACGGCAGCTACCTCGAAGATCAGGACATGTGGTGGCTTAGCGGCATCTTCCGTGATGTTACCCTGCTGACCAAACCTTCGCAGTGCATTGAAGATGTCTTTATCACACCGGATCTGGATGCCTGCTATCGTGACGGCAGCTTGACGGTTGTTACCCATATCAATGCCACTGCTGAGCATCAGGTGCAGATCCAACTGTTTGATGGTGAGCAGACAATCACCGAGCCCGTGATTGACCGTCCGAATAACCGCCGTATCGACGAGCGCGGTAGCTACAACGATGTCGTATTCCAAACACTGTCGGTACGTGAGCCGAAGCTCTGGAGTGCCGAGACACCCAACCTATACCGCTGCGTCGTCTCTTTGCTTGATGCCGATGGCAACCACATTGAAAGTGAAGCTTATCAAGTTGGTTTCCGTAAAGTCGAAACCATCGGCGGCCAGCTTTGCCTCAACGGCAGGCCTCTGCTGATCCGGGGCGTCAACCGCCACGAGCACCACCCAGAGCTTGGCCATGTGATGACTGAAGCAGATATGATCAAAGATATCTGCCTGATGAAACAGTATAACTTTAATGCCGTCCGTACCGCCCACTACCCGAATCACCCGCGTTGGTACGAGCTGTGTGACCAGTACGGTTTGTATGTGTGTGACGAAGCCAACATCGAAACCCACGGCATGGAGCCGATGAACCGCCTGTCTGCCGACCCGATGTGGGCACACGCTTACATGAGCCGCTACACCCAAATGGTACAGCGCGACAAAAACCACCCTTCCATCATCATCTGGTCACTGGGCAATGAATCCGGCCACGGCAGCAACCACAATGCCATGTATGCCTGGTCGAAGAATTATGACCCGTCTCGTCCGGTACAGTATGAGGGCGGCGGCTCCGATACGACCGCAACCGATATCATTGCCCCTATGTATGCCCGAGTAAACACCACGATTGCTGATGAAGCGGTGCCAAAGTGGTCAATCAAGAAGTGGGTATCCCTACCTAATGAGAACCGCCCATTGATTTTGTGTGAGTATGCCCACGCCATGGGTAACAGCCTAGGCAGTTTCAACGATTACTGGGACGCTTTCCGAGACTACCCTCGCCTGCAAGGCGGCTTTATCTGGGATTGGGTTGATCAGGGGATCAGCAAGTTTGATGACAAAGGCGAGCACTTCTGGGCCTATGGCGGCGATTTTGGCGATACCATCAATGACCGCCAGTTCTGTATCAACGGGTTGGTGTTCCCAGACAGAACCCCGCACCCAACGCTGGAAGAAGCCAAACACTGCCAACGCATGATCACCGTCAAGCTAGATAGCGAGGAGCAACTGGCCAACTGTGTCGCGTATACCCTGACAGTGACCAACGAGAATTTGTTCCGTGCCACCGACAACGAGCAATTGAAATGGTCACTGCTTGAAGATGGCCGTATCATTGCTTCTGGTGAGCAGCAACTGGCTGTTCCAGCAGATAGCCAGAAGACCCTCTGCATCGATATTGACATCAAACCTCGTGCTGGTGCGGTATACCACCTCAATATCGATATTGCACTGCGTGAGTCAACACCATGGGCAGAAGCCGGACACACTGTCGCCAGCGAACAGTTTGCTGTGACTAACCGCAACTCCCTGGCCTACCCAAGCTTCAATCAAAGCCAAGTGCCTGTTGCAACTGAGAACGACTGCAGCATTTTGGTCAGCAGTGACGATGGCAAGCACCACTGGCGCTGGGACAAAACCAGCGGCCTGCTGGAACAATGGACAGTCGAAGGTAAAGAACAGCTTGTATCTTCACCTGTGGATAATTTCTTCCGCGCCCCGCTAGATAATGACATTGGTGTGAGTGAGGTTGATTTCGTTGACCCTAATGCCTGGGTATGCCGCTGGGATGCAGCCGGAATCGGCCAATGGGACCGCGAATGTGTCGATTGCCATGTCAATACCCTTAGCGACCACGTCGTCGTCACTGCAACGTTCGTGTATACCTTCAACGGCAATGTACAAGCAATCACCGTTTGGACTTACACCTTGGACAGCCAAGGCCAAACCCTGTTGGATGTTTCAGTTAAACTGGCTGATGAGCTTCCGCCTATGCCCCGTATTGGTCTAGAGCTAGCACTGCCGCTACAGCAAGAGCAGCAATACATTGAGTGGCGCGGATTGGGTCCATTCGAAAACTACCCAGACAGATTGTCGGGGGCACGTTTTGGTCAATACACCGAAACCCTGAGCGATATGCACACCCCATATATCTTCCCAACAGATAATGGGCTGCGCTGTGGCTGTAACTCGCTGTCTATCGGTAGTTTGAATATCACTGGTGAGTTCCAGTTCAGCGTCAGCCGTTACAGCCAGCAGCAACTGGCTGAAGCGAAACACACCAACGAGCTCGAGGCCGAGCAGCAAATCTACCTTCGCGTAGACCACCAGCATATGGGCGTCGGCGGTGACGATTCCTGGAGCCCGAGTGTTCATGAGGAATTCAAGTTGACCGGCAAGCAATATGCCTACAGCCTGGCTCTTGTGATTGCTGATTAA
- a CDS encoding transcriptional regulator (COG1609) produces the protein MATIKDVAKEAGVSVATTSRVINNAPHTSETAIKAVKAAMAKLGYRPNANARALVSKSTNTIGVLVNDVSAPFFGTMVKAIDTIANQHEKQLLIGSGYHDAVKERNAINLLINSRCESLVIHSKGLDDQELIGLANEIPGLVIINRIVPQIASRCIALDNRKGSYLATEYLIRHGHKHIGYLCSSHDIEDARDRKAGYLEALKDHGLEANEEYIEYGEPDELGGEYAMTNLLSKNLPVTAVATYNDYMAAGCLAVLHENNLRIPEDISVIGFDDGDIARYVHPKLTTIRYPIQVMAEQAAKLSLQLANEKKDATQARMYMPTLVRRLSVGTAPL, from the coding sequence ATGGCTACCATCAAGGATGTCGCGAAAGAAGCGGGCGTTTCCGTCGCCACGACTTCACGGGTGATCAACAACGCACCACACACCAGTGAGACGGCAATCAAGGCCGTGAAAGCCGCAATGGCAAAACTCGGCTACCGGCCAAACGCCAACGCAAGGGCTCTTGTCAGTAAGTCGACCAACACCATCGGCGTTTTGGTCAATGATGTTTCCGCGCCCTTCTTCGGTACCATGGTCAAAGCCATCGATACCATTGCCAATCAGCATGAGAAACAACTACTTATCGGTAGCGGCTACCACGACGCCGTGAAAGAGCGCAACGCCATTAACCTGCTGATCAACAGCCGCTGTGAATCCTTAGTGATCCACAGTAAAGGATTGGACGATCAAGAACTCATCGGCTTAGCCAACGAAATACCAGGGCTGGTCATTATTAACCGCATCGTACCGCAAATCGCCTCGCGCTGTATTGCGCTCGATAACCGCAAGGGCTCCTACCTTGCCACCGAATACCTTATTCGCCATGGTCATAAGCACATCGGTTACCTCTGCTCTAGCCATGACATTGAAGATGCCAGGGATCGTAAGGCCGGCTACCTTGAAGCGCTGAAAGATCATGGTTTGGAAGCTAACGAGGAATACATTGAGTACGGTGAGCCGGATGAACTGGGCGGCGAGTATGCCATGACCAACCTGCTGTCCAAGAACCTCCCCGTAACAGCTGTGGCCACCTACAACGACTACATGGCGGCAGGCTGTTTGGCCGTACTGCACGAGAATAACTTGCGTATTCCGGAAGATATTTCGGTGATCGGTTTTGATGATGGCGATATTGCCCGTTATGTTCATCCAAAGCTCACTACCATCCGCTACCCTATCCAGGTTATGGCTGAGCAAGCAGCAAAATTATCACTGCAGCTTGCCAATGAAAAAAAAGATGCCACGCAAGCGAGGATGTACATGCCGACATTGGTGCGTCGTCTGTCCGTCGGGACCGCCCCTCTATAG
- a CDS encoding putative DNA-binding transcriptional regulator (COG0583): MFSYNDLQVIDVVARRGSFSAAAEELHKVPSAISYTVRVIEERLAVDLFVRLHRQVQLTPAGEFFVEEARALLKQMEQLKMQTQRVANGWSQSVSVALDTVVRESRVNTLVRDFYRQFPDMELHLTMEVFNGVWDALSDGRADIAIGATAAVPVSGHFDYRDMGVLEWRFVISPDHPLAGTEYPLEAEELIEYPAICLEDTSRVLPKRVTWLMDNQRRIMVPNWHSAMSCLKSGLGICVVPEHKALPLIESGELVEKELAVKPPVSPCCLAWNKESQNPAIDWLLDYLGDSEQLHREWMR; encoded by the coding sequence ATGTTTTCTTATAATGATTTACAAGTGATAGATGTTGTTGCCCGGCGAGGAAGTTTTTCCGCAGCTGCTGAAGAATTGCACAAAGTGCCGAGTGCAATAAGCTATACAGTCAGGGTGATCGAGGAGCGGTTGGCTGTCGATTTATTTGTTAGGCTCCACCGCCAAGTCCAGTTAACCCCTGCCGGAGAGTTCTTTGTGGAAGAAGCCAGGGCGCTACTTAAGCAAATGGAGCAACTAAAAATGCAAACCCAACGGGTCGCAAATGGTTGGTCGCAAAGTGTATCGGTGGCGCTGGATACGGTGGTGCGCGAGAGCCGGGTAAATACCTTGGTACGCGATTTCTACCGTCAATTTCCCGATATGGAGCTGCACCTGACGATGGAAGTATTCAATGGGGTATGGGACGCCCTGTCGGATGGCCGGGCTGATATTGCCATTGGTGCAACGGCAGCGGTGCCAGTAAGCGGCCACTTCGATTACCGTGATATGGGGGTGCTGGAGTGGCGTTTTGTGATCAGTCCCGATCACCCCCTGGCAGGAACAGAATATCCACTCGAGGCAGAGGAGCTTATCGAGTATCCGGCCATCTGTCTTGAAGATACTTCGCGGGTATTGCCGAAGCGGGTAACCTGGCTGATGGACAACCAGCGCCGGATTATGGTGCCCAACTGGCACAGTGCGATGTCGTGTTTGAAGTCGGGCCTTGGGATTTGCGTGGTGCCCGAGCATAAGGCCCTGCCACTGATTGAAAGCGGCGAATTGGTGGAAAAAGAACTTGCGGTGAAACCGCCGGTGAGCCCGTGTTGTTTGGCGTGGAATAAAGAGAGCCAAAACCCCGCGATTGATTGGCTGCTCGATTATCTGGGGGATAGCGAGCAGCTTCATCGCGAATGGATGCGGTAG
- a CDS encoding inner membrane transport protein YdhC (COG0477) — MTNQPSKMTILWFACLSMLGFLATDMYLPAFEVIREDFDTSQSLIGLTLSIFLLGMALGQLIYGPLSDRIGRIKVLMGGMTLFSIASVFCAFAPNVELMLVARFAQALGACSATVIWQAVVVDRYEGKVSERVFATIMPLVALSPALAPLAGAMLEHQFGWRSIFVALVGFGAVLSIMTLKETESANLDKKQEKVSVQLRRDYAQILSSKKFVGNMIIFAACSAAFFAYLTGSPFVMAAMGYSGADIGLSYAPQTVAFIVGGYGCRTLLNKYDSQQLLPWILKLFFASVTIMFMISLQTEPTTIWPILAPFCLLAVANGAIYPIIISKALEDFKNCSATAAGLLNFLQTMVCFAASGLVSAFAMHGLMTVTTAMFITGFVALFGYALVVKARRETTEIAQTA; from the coding sequence ATGACAAATCAACCTTCAAAAATGACCATCCTATGGTTTGCATGTTTAAGTATGCTGGGCTTCTTGGCAACTGACATGTATCTCCCTGCTTTCGAAGTTATTCGAGAGGATTTTGATACATCACAATCACTTATTGGCCTGACATTAAGTATTTTCCTGTTGGGTATGGCACTCGGCCAGCTAATTTATGGCCCACTGTCTGATCGTATTGGCCGTATCAAAGTGCTAATGGGCGGTATGACGCTATTCAGTATCGCTTCGGTTTTCTGTGCCTTTGCACCAAATGTTGAGCTAATGCTAGTCGCTCGCTTTGCACAGGCGCTAGGCGCATGTAGCGCAACGGTTATCTGGCAGGCTGTTGTGGTTGACCGCTACGAAGGCAAGGTCTCTGAGCGTGTTTTCGCGACCATTATGCCGTTGGTTGCCCTATCCCCAGCCCTGGCACCGCTGGCTGGCGCCATGCTTGAGCATCAGTTCGGCTGGCGCAGTATCTTTGTTGCTCTTGTTGGTTTTGGTGCCGTTTTGTCCATCATGACACTAAAAGAAACTGAAAGTGCCAATTTGGACAAAAAACAGGAAAAGGTCTCGGTGCAGTTACGCCGCGATTATGCCCAAATCCTTAGTTCAAAAAAATTCGTTGGTAATATGATTATCTTCGCTGCCTGTTCTGCTGCATTCTTTGCTTACCTAACCGGTTCACCATTCGTGATGGCCGCGATGGGGTACTCTGGCGCAGATATCGGCCTGAGCTATGCACCTCAGACGGTCGCGTTTATTGTTGGTGGTTACGGCTGCCGTACTCTGCTCAACAAATATGACAGCCAGCAGTTGCTACCTTGGATCCTGAAGCTGTTCTTTGCCAGCGTAACGATCATGTTCATGATCTCACTGCAAACTGAGCCAACCACTATTTGGCCTATTCTGGCACCATTCTGCTTGCTGGCGGTGGCCAACGGTGCCATCTACCCGATCATCATCAGTAAAGCATTGGAAGATTTCAAAAACTGTAGTGCCACTGCTGCCGGCCTGCTGAACTTCCTTCAGACAATGGTTTGCTTCGCCGCAAGCGGTCTGGTATCGGCCTTTGCCATGCACGGCCTGATGACGGTAACGACAGCGATGTTTATCACCGGCTTTGTTGCTCTATTCGGTTACGCTCTGGTTGTTAAAGCCCGCCGTGAGACAACGGAAATAGCTCAAACCGCATAA
- a CDS encoding arginine transporter ATP-binding subunit (COG4161): protein MSIQVNSVNKFYGDTQVLHDVEFTCGKGDTLVLLGPSGAGKSSLLRVLNLLENATSGQLQVANEAYDFSQSICEREALKLRRKVGMVFQQYNLWPHLTVIENLIEAPVKVAGISKQQATDEAMALLTRLQLADKADAWPLQLSGGQQQRVAIARALMMKPEVLLFDEPTAALDPEITNQVVKIINDLSETGITQVVVTHEVDFAKKIASHVLYLEKGRMVEHGTKEAFTTPTTPEFAEYLTH from the coding sequence ATGAGTATTCAAGTAAATAGTGTTAATAAGTTCTATGGTGATACCCAGGTGCTTCATGATGTTGAATTCACCTGCGGTAAAGGGGATACCTTGGTATTGCTTGGCCCGAGTGGCGCTGGCAAAAGCTCTTTGCTAAGGGTGCTTAACTTGCTGGAAAATGCCACCAGCGGCCAGCTTCAGGTTGCCAACGAAGCCTATGACTTCTCCCAGTCTATCTGCGAAAGAGAGGCACTGAAACTGAGACGTAAAGTCGGCATGGTTTTTCAGCAGTACAACCTATGGCCCCACCTCACGGTGATCGAAAACCTTATCGAAGCACCGGTTAAAGTGGCCGGTATCTCCAAACAGCAAGCCACAGACGAAGCCATGGCCTTATTAACACGGTTACAGCTTGCCGACAAAGCCGATGCTTGGCCGCTGCAACTTTCTGGCGGCCAGCAGCAGCGAGTCGCGATTGCCCGCGCGCTGATGATGAAACCTGAAGTGCTGCTGTTTGACGAGCCCACTGCTGCACTCGACCCAGAAATTACCAACCAGGTTGTCAAAATCATTAATGACCTGAGCGAAACTGGCATTACCCAAGTTGTGGTGACCCACGAGGTAGACTTTGCCAAAAAAATCGCCAGCCACGTACTGTACCTTGAAAAAGGCCGCATGGTGGAACACGGCACCAAAGAGGCCTTCACAACCCCGACCACCCCGGAGTTTGCAGAATACCTCACGCACTGA
- a CDS encoding ABC transporter: substrate binding protein precursor (COG0834) codes for MKKIVLATLIGLASANAAAQEEIKFAMEATYAPFEYVDENNEIQGFDVDLANALCDVIEAKCTFHNQPFDSLIPALKFRRYDAAISGIDITEQRQQVVNFTDAYYDNSAAFVALDGKVADQTALKGKRVGVQNGSTHQSYLTEQLDGVTAVPYASYQDAFIDMQNGRIDSVFGDTAVVAEWFKKNDNLVYVGEQVTNAQYFGNGFGIAVNKSNQELLDKLNTALKTVKANGQYDEIFNKYFGE; via the coding sequence ATGAAAAAGATTGTATTGGCAACATTGATTGGTTTGGCTTCAGCTAACGCAGCCGCTCAGGAAGAAATTAAGTTTGCGATGGAAGCAACTTACGCCCCATTCGAATACGTTGACGAAAATAACGAAATTCAAGGCTTCGATGTTGACCTGGCAAACGCTCTGTGCGATGTGATTGAAGCTAAGTGTACTTTCCACAACCAACCGTTCGATAGCCTGATCCCTGCGCTGAAGTTCCGTCGTTACGATGCAGCTATCTCGGGTATTGATATTACTGAGCAGCGTCAGCAAGTGGTTAACTTCACCGACGCATACTACGACAACTCTGCTGCTTTTGTTGCACTTGATGGCAAAGTGGCCGATCAAACCGCGCTTAAAGGCAAGCGTGTTGGCGTGCAGAACGGTTCAACCCACCAGAGCTACCTAACCGAGCAGCTTGACGGTGTTACCGCTGTACCGTACGCCAGCTACCAGGACGCATTCATCGACATGCAAAATGGCCGGATCGATTCGGTATTCGGTGATACTGCCGTGGTTGCCGAATGGTTCAAAAAGAACGACAACCTTGTGTACGTCGGTGAGCAGGTTACCAATGCCCAATACTTCGGTAACGGCTTTGGTATCGCCGTCAACAAAAGCAACCAAGAGCTACTGGACAAGCTGAACACAGCCCTGAAAACCGTTAAGGCGAACGGCCAGTACGACGAAATCTTCAACAAGTACTTCGGTGAATAA
- a CDS encoding arginine transporter permease subunit ArtQ (COG4215) — MALSGYALTLLEASWVTIQLSLASVAVGLVLAVLFASGEMSRFRAIAWPTTTMVTVLRGLPEILVVLFIFFGSTQVLFLLTGDFIEVSPFLSGVIALSLIFAAYASQTLRGALKAVPNGQREAASALGISKSRAFFKIVLPQAVRHALPGLTNQWLVLLKDTALVSLIGVTDLLKQAQLTAAATHESFTWYACAAAVYLVITLVTQQVVKQLDKKYSLQDGQTVSKKSSVKKSAKTNALEGANA; from the coding sequence ATGGCGTTATCAGGTTATGCTCTGACGCTACTTGAGGCTAGCTGGGTCACCATCCAGCTAAGCCTGGCCAGCGTCGCTGTTGGATTGGTCTTGGCTGTTCTATTTGCCAGTGGTGAAATGTCACGCTTTCGTGCCATTGCCTGGCCAACGACTACAATGGTCACGGTGCTTCGGGGCTTACCTGAAATATTGGTTGTACTGTTTATCTTCTTCGGTTCAACGCAAGTGCTGTTCTTGCTGACTGGAGATTTTATTGAGGTCAGCCCTTTTCTGTCAGGGGTCATCGCCCTGTCTCTTATCTTTGCCGCTTATGCCTCGCAAACGCTGCGAGGCGCCCTCAAGGCTGTGCCCAACGGTCAGAGGGAGGCAGCCAGTGCTCTGGGGATCAGCAAGTCACGGGCATTCTTCAAGATTGTTTTGCCGCAAGCCGTTCGCCATGCCCTACCCGGCCTGACCAACCAATGGCTGGTACTGCTTAAAGATACCGCTTTAGTCTCCTTGATTGGGGTGACCGATTTGCTCAAGCAGGCTCAGTTGACCGCTGCGGCTACCCACGAAAGCTTTACCTGGTATGCCTGTGCTGCGGCTGTCTACTTAGTTATTACTTTGGTCACCCAGCAAGTAGTAAAACAGCTCGACAAAAAATACAGCCTCCAGGATGGGCAAACAGTATCGAAAAAATCATCAGTCAAAAAGTCAGCCAAAACTAACGCATTAGAAGGAGCAAACGCATGA
- a CDS encoding arginine transporter permease subunit ArtM (COG4160), protein MNEQHVWQLLEGLIVSLELTAVSLLVGCTLALLMTLTLVLKTPGLHWLSRGIITLFTGTPLLVQIFLIYYGPGQFEWVRESILWHWLSQPWFCAMLALALNTAAYSTQLFKGAFNAIPRGQWQACKALGMDTKATLGVLLPYAIRRAVPAYSNEVILVFKGTSLASTITIMDIMGYAQRINAQTYDTLMVFSIAGAFYLMVNGILTLLFRQVEKKALAFEMAR, encoded by the coding sequence ATGAATGAACAGCACGTTTGGCAACTGCTCGAAGGCTTGATCGTCAGCCTTGAACTGACCGCGGTATCCCTGCTGGTTGGTTGTACTCTTGCGTTATTGATGACATTGACGCTGGTTCTAAAGACACCGGGACTCCATTGGCTTAGCCGGGGTATCATCACCCTATTTACCGGTACACCGCTCCTAGTACAGATTTTTTTGATTTACTACGGTCCTGGTCAATTCGAGTGGGTACGCGAGAGTATTCTCTGGCACTGGCTGAGCCAACCTTGGTTCTGTGCCATGCTGGCACTGGCGCTAAATACCGCGGCATACAGCACCCAGTTGTTCAAAGGCGCATTCAATGCCATCCCTCGGGGCCAATGGCAGGCGTGTAAAGCCTTGGGCATGGATACCAAAGCCACATTGGGTGTATTGCTACCATATGCGATCCGCCGGGCAGTTCCAGCCTACTCCAATGAAGTAATTTTGGTTTTCAAAGGCACCTCTCTCGCCAGCACCATCACCATTATGGATATCATGGGCTATGCACAACGAATCAACGCCCAAACCTACGATACGCTCATGGTCTTCAGTATCGCTGGTGCCTTCTACTTGATGGTAAATGGCATTCTTACCCTGCTTTTCCGTCAGGTCGAGAAAAAAGCCCTCGCGTTCGAGATGGCCAGATAA
- a CDS encoding cytochrome c-type protein TorC (COG3005): MKAFLIKAWQTFSRPSVHISLGVLTLGGFIAGVIFWGGFNTALEATNTEEFCIGCHTMENNVYQELQETVHWKNTSGVRATCPDCHVPHNWTDKIARKMQASKEVFAQVFGDLDTKEKFEERRVALAQHEWDRFSANKSLECKNCHDYDSMDFDNMRPTARIQMKQAAERDQSCVDCHKGIAHNLPKNMDSSGGMIGELEQLASNTKFETGQEYVSVRHLPLYEEKELTTEAGLLNPASSVKVIGQTADAIEVEVSGWRKDKGFGRVIQEDFGMNIAVASLLKESATNDQVVEKFERKEDDLTGLPWQRVTAKVWMKKEALMADVQPIWEKAKQSYNTNCSVCHTQPDEAHFDANTWPGMFNGMMAFVNFDTDSKALVLKYLQKHSSDFADGHH; encoded by the coding sequence ATGAAAGCATTTCTCATTAAAGCTTGGCAGACCTTCTCTCGGCCAAGTGTTCATATCAGCCTTGGGGTTTTAACCCTCGGTGGCTTTATCGCAGGAGTTATTTTCTGGGGTGGTTTCAACACTGCGTTGGAAGCGACCAATACCGAAGAGTTCTGTATTGGCTGTCACACAATGGAAAATAACGTTTACCAAGAACTACAAGAAACCGTGCACTGGAAAAACACCTCGGGTGTTCGTGCCACCTGCCCTGACTGTCATGTCCCGCACAATTGGACTGACAAGATCGCCCGGAAAATGCAAGCCAGCAAAGAAGTGTTCGCCCAAGTATTCGGTGACTTAGACACCAAAGAAAAATTCGAAGAACGCCGTGTAGCACTGGCCCAGCATGAGTGGGATCGCTTCTCAGCCAACAAGTCATTGGAATGCAAAAACTGCCATGACTACGACAGCATGGATTTCGACAACATGCGCCCAACTGCCCGTATCCAGATGAAACAAGCGGCTGAGCGTGATCAAAGCTGCGTGGATTGCCACAAAGGCATTGCCCACAACCTGCCGAAAAACATGGACAGCTCCGGTGGCATGATCGGTGAGCTTGAGCAGTTGGCATCGAACACCAAGTTCGAAACAGGCCAAGAATATGTAAGCGTGCGCCACCTGCCGCTATACGAAGAAAAAGAGCTAACCACGGAAGCTGGTCTGCTAAACCCTGCATCATCAGTCAAAGTTATCGGCCAAACGGCAGATGCGATTGAAGTGGAAGTATCCGGTTGGCGTAAAGACAAAGGCTTTGGTCGTGTTATCCAGGAAGATTTCGGCATGAACATCGCCGTGGCTTCACTGCTTAAAGAGTCAGCAACCAACGATCAGGTTGTCGAGAAATTCGAGCGCAAAGAAGATGACCTAACCGGCCTTCCTTGGCAGCGTGTTACCGCCAAAGTGTGGATGAAGAAAGAGGCGCTGATGGCCGATGTCCAGCCTATCTGGGAAAAAGCAAAGCAGTCTTACAACACCAACTGCTCTGTGTGTCACACCCAACCGGATGAAGCACACTTTGATGCCAACACTTGGCCAGGCATGTTCAACGGCATGATGGCATTCGTTAACTTCGATACCGACAGCAAAGCCTTGGTGCTGAAGTACCTACAGAAACACTCATCTGATTTTGCAGATGGCCACCACTAA